The Pseudomonas azadiae genome contains a region encoding:
- the ureG gene encoding urease accessory protein UreG, with the protein MNTQPLRVGIGGPVGSGKTALTLALCLALRDRYNLAVVTNDIYTREDADFLVRNQALAPERIIGVETGGCPHTAIREDASINLEAVDQLNRRFPGLDLILVESGGDNLSATFSPELSDLTLYVIDVSAGDKLPRKGGPGICKSDLLVINKIDLAPLVGASLELMNSDTQRMRNGKPFVFSNQKTGVGLEEIVAFIERQGLLTAV; encoded by the coding sequence ATGAACACACAACCCTTGCGTGTCGGCATCGGTGGCCCGGTGGGCTCCGGCAAGACGGCGCTTACCCTGGCCCTGTGCCTCGCGTTGCGCGACCGCTACAACCTGGCGGTGGTCACCAACGACATCTACACCCGCGAAGACGCCGACTTCCTGGTGCGCAACCAGGCCCTGGCGCCGGAGCGCATCATCGGCGTGGAAACCGGTGGCTGCCCGCACACGGCGATCCGCGAAGACGCCTCGATCAACCTCGAAGCGGTGGACCAACTCAACCGCCGCTTCCCCGGCCTGGACCTGATCCTGGTGGAATCCGGCGGCGACAACCTTTCGGCCACATTCAGTCCGGAGCTGTCCGACCTGACCCTCTACGTGATCGACGTATCGGCCGGCGACAAGCTACCGCGCAAGGGTGGCCCGGGTATCTGCAAATCCGACCTGCTGGTGATCAACAAGATCGACCTGGCGCCGCTGGTCGGGGCTTCGCTGGAGCTGATGAACAGCGACACCCAACGCATGCGCAACGGTAAACCCTTTGTGTTCAGCAACCAGAAAACCGGTGTCGGCCTGGAAGAGATCGTCGCCTTCATCGAACGCCAAGGCCTGCTGACCGCTGTCTGA
- a CDS encoding HupE/UreJ family protein: protein MTLKKLLTAAALLLAPALAFAHPGHGDNGLVAGISHPLGGIDHLLAMVAVGLWAAQQKGAARWALPCTFVGTLLIGGVLGFEGLGLPLLESGIAASVLALGLAVALAVRPPVFVAVAATALFALFHGVAHGLELPDMSSPWAYAAGFVGATAVLHAAGYALVRFLPAAAAPLVRIAGAASAATGVWLLAG from the coding sequence ATGACCCTCAAAAAACTCCTGACCGCTGCCGCCCTGCTGCTGGCCCCTGCACTGGCGTTCGCTCATCCGGGCCACGGCGATAATGGCCTGGTGGCCGGTATCAGCCATCCCCTGGGCGGCATCGATCACTTGTTGGCCATGGTGGCGGTCGGCTTGTGGGCCGCCCAACAAAAAGGCGCGGCACGCTGGGCGCTGCCATGCACCTTTGTCGGCACCCTGCTGATTGGCGGCGTGCTGGGATTTGAAGGCCTGGGGTTGCCGCTGCTGGAAAGCGGGATTGCCGCGTCGGTGCTGGCCCTGGGCCTGGCGGTGGCGCTGGCGGTGCGTCCGCCGGTGTTCGTGGCAGTGGCCGCGACAGCATTGTTCGCGCTGTTCCACGGCGTGGCGCATGGCTTGGAGCTGCCGGACATGTCCAGCCCATGGGCGTATGCCGCCGGGTTTGTGGGGGCGACGGCTGTGCTGCACGCGGCGGGCTATGCGCTGGTGCGTTTCCTGCCGGCGGCGGCGGCGCCGTTGGTGCGGATTGCCGGGGCGGCTTCGGCGGCGACGGGGGTCTGGTT